Proteins found in one Pseudomonas mosselii genomic segment:
- the purC gene encoding phosphoribosylaminoimidazolesuccinocarboxamide synthase, with amino-acid sequence MEKRDELYRGKAKSVYKTDDADRLILLFRNDTSAFDGKRIEQLDRKGMVNNKFNAFIMQKLEEAGVPTQFDKLLGDNECLVKKLDMIPVECVVRNYAAGSLVKRLGVEEGIKLEPSTFELFLKNDEKGDPFINESHVVAFGWGTAEQLAEMKKLSLKVNEVLSKLFDDAGLLLVDFKLEFGVFHGQIVLGDEFSPDGCRLWDKETRKKMDKDRFRQGLGDVIEAYEEVAKRLGVPL; translated from the coding sequence ATGGAAAAACGCGACGAACTCTACCGCGGCAAGGCCAAATCGGTTTACAAGACCGACGACGCCGACCGCTTGATCCTGCTGTTCCGTAACGACACCTCGGCGTTCGACGGCAAGCGCATCGAACAACTGGATCGTAAGGGCATGGTGAACAACAAGTTCAATGCCTTCATCATGCAGAAGCTCGAAGAAGCCGGCGTGCCGACCCAGTTCGACAAGCTGCTGGGCGACAACGAGTGCCTGGTGAAGAAGCTCGACATGATCCCGGTCGAGTGCGTGGTGCGCAACTACGCCGCCGGCAGCCTGGTCAAGCGCCTGGGCGTGGAGGAGGGCATCAAGCTGGAGCCGTCCACCTTCGAGCTGTTCCTGAAGAACGACGAAAAGGGCGACCCCTTCATCAACGAATCCCACGTTGTCGCTTTCGGCTGGGGCACCGCCGAGCAGCTGGCCGAGATGAAGAAGCTGTCGCTGAAGGTCAACGAAGTGCTGAGCAAGCTGTTCGACGACGCAGGCCTGCTGCTGGTCGACTTCAAGCTGGAGTTTGGCGTGTTCCACGGCCAGATCGTCCTGGGCGACGAATTCAGCCCGGACGGCTGCCGCCTGTGGGACAAAGAGACCCGCAAGAAGATGGACAAGGACCGCTTCCGTCAGGGCCTGGGCGACGTGATCGAAGCCTACGAAGAAGTTGCCAAACGCCTGGGCGTGCCGCTGTAA